One Gouania willdenowi chromosome 24 unlocalized genomic scaffold, fGouWil2.1 scaffold_320_arrow_ctg1, whole genome shotgun sequence genomic window carries:
- the LOC114458262 gene encoding uncharacterized protein LOC114458262, with amino-acid sequence MLLLLLTLLFVIGAGGSSDYIFLYHRAGDEVIMSCNIVDSSETSCSIINWLYNRDTSGTHTIVRDGQINKVSPQADKLSLDHRCSLTITNISSEDAGRYICRYGNTYEHDTNVYLNILTLSADQSTDPVGGVTLTCTLWRHTYISCEEHSLRWLDEERDELKKDDDEVHYSGQMNCVSHLTITHQSNHSRRYTCQFVKSNEVKISANYTLVSTVDLTSDSTSNKMIIIIIGASVGLLTILVIVGLTVFITSRRKTGAAEEDAPKRARVPDEPETNSEVHQPMQQASLMDEEESSVTYVTVSYRSQNQEALPSSEVREPEEGEEEVTYATVKK; translated from the exons ATGCTTCTCCTGCTGCTCACTCTGCTCTTTGTGATCGGGGCTGGAG GCAGCAGTGACTACATCTTTCTCTATCACAGAGCTGGAGATGAGGTCATCATGTCCTGTAACATTGTGGATTCATCTGAAACATCATGTTCTATCATTAACTGGCTGTACAACAGAGACACATCTGGTACTCATACCATTGTTCGTGATGGACAGATTAATAAAGTTTCACCTCAAGCTGATAAACTGAGTCTGGACCATAGATGTTCTTTGACCATCACAAACATCTCCTCTGAGGACGCAGGACGTTACATCTGTCGCTATGGGAACACATATGAACACGACACTAATGTGTATCTGAACATTTTAACAC TCTCAGCAGATCAAAGCACTGATCcagtgggaggagtcacacTGACGTGCACTCTGTGGAGGCACACATACATCAGTTGTGAAGAACACAGCCTGAGATGGCTGGATGAGGAGAGAGATGAACTGaagaaagatgatgatgaagtccATTATAGTGGACAGATGAACTGTGTTTCTCATCTGACAATAACACATCAGAGTAACCACAGCAGAAGATACACCTGCCAGTTTGTTAAAAGCAATGAAGTGAAGATTTCTGCCAACTACACACTTGTGTCTACAG tTGATTTAACGTCTGATTCCACTTCTAACAagatgatcatcatcatcatcggaGCCTCAGTCGGACTGTTGACCATCCTGGTCATAGTTGGTCTGACTGTTTTCATCACATCCAGGAGGAAAACTGGAGCAGCAgaagaag ACGCCCCAAAGCGAGCTCGTGTTCCT GATGAGCCAGAGACAAACTCAGAGGTTCACCAACCGATGCAGCAAGCCTCACTAATG GATGAGGAGGAGAGCAGTGTGACGTATGTCACCGTCAGCTACAGAAGCCAAAACCAAGAGGCCTTGCCCAGCTCAGAG